aaaacaaccttgtttgactgggttgcatcagaagttaagtttcctgatggttatgtttcaaatctgtcaaaatgtgttgaacgaggtcaaaagttctccggaatgaagagtcatgattgtcatgtgtttatgcaacgacttcttccatttgcttttgccgagctccttccagcaaatgtccatgaagcacttgcaggtaattataaaacgttaatatatatacatatgttatgaaatgttattaatttgattacttttgcaatatacagccatcggcgcttttttcagagatctcagcacacgtacgttcaaggaagaagtcatcgaacaacttcatcataacattccgatcatattgtgcaacctggagaagatatttcctccttcattttttgacgtcatggagcatctagttgtccacctaccatatgaagcattgcttcgtggacctgttcacaacggatggatgtatccgtatgagcgacagatgaaacatttgaaggggaaagcaagaaatcttgcaaaggtggaaggttcaatagttgcgggaagtttgacagccgaaacatctaacttcacatcatactactttgctccaactgttcgtacgaggaaaagagttcctagaagatatgatgatggtggagtaccgacatcatatccaattgatggtgttcctgacattttctgcgaaattgcaaggtttggtggtaaaacgaaagaagtatggtggtcatgtgaagaggataaacatagtgcccacacttatattctgctcaactgcgaggatgcaatgacccgttactttgaaaggtaaatatttttgtgaatgttaattatatgaattgcagttaattatgtatgacttgattatttgtttaatttgcagcatgtttgtatctcaagttgaagaagcaataccaggaatatctgcaactgatgtggacacacgtaaagataagcactttgtcaagtggttaaaatcacaggtacgtaatatatctcatacattgattaattaagtaagtgttttgatacttcaatattaattaagaataactgctttttgcaggttgattacgacgatccttattatcccgtatggtttcacgaattggttcaaggtccagttgcaaaggtcaccacatcacctatgtatttcacacgaggatttacctttcacacatacgagtatgggagacatcgggcaacgagtaactacggaatatgtgtgaaaggtgaaacggacttttacgggatcttgcaggagattattgaagtggaatttccggggttattgaagctaaaatgcgtcctcttcaaatgtgaatggttcgatcctgttgtgaaccgagggattcggtataacaaatttggtgttgtggatgtcaattttgggagaagatacaacaaatttgagcctttcattttagcttcacaagccgagcaagtaagcttccttccttatcctcggcttcgaacttccgggataaactggttagctgctatcaaaattacacctcgtggacgcattgtcgctggagaagaaccgcccttgcaagaagaagacgctatcaatgaagttgaggtaccagaacaaccaactgatgaaatccttttgatcgacccgcaaaactttcaatatgaagatattcccgaagatgcgacagatgaagcacgtgaagacgagttcgagagaagcgacgatgatgattgtaatgatagtgatgagaacgaaaacgatttagagtgatgtaatattgatgagaacgaaaacgatttagagtgatgtaatatatgtctctgatgttgtatttctctattgtaacgtatgtttaaagaaatattgtttttttaccatcctaatgtatgtgtaacaaatgttgttttatataatatgtatttgtgttaattttaaaaaaattatttggagttttagggttttagagtttaagttggagaaagagcacaaagtagtagagaagaagagatatgatgttagatgatatgtgactttggggtttagggatttcattctcggtgtttagggttaagcgttgtaaaatcgtcgtaaaccgatttttcgacgtaatttcgtcgtaaatggaaaaacgcgggcctggtaacttcgtcgtaaacgtgggccttgtaaattcgtcgtaaaccaatgtttcgacgtaatttcgtcgtaaatcgaaaaacacgggcctggtaacttcgtcgtaaattaaaaaacacgggcctggtaacttcgtcgtaatgttacgaggaagttacgaggaaaccgtttttatatatatgggagAAGTCTTTCAGACGAGCACTGCTCGTATCTTCCTCCCTAACTCCTCTCCCCCTCTAAggtaactttctctctctatctttttttttttttatagtttaggttgttagtttaggtgattagtttagggaattagtttaggtgattagttaacggaattagtttagatgattagtttagaaaattattttaaacaattcgtttaggatatatattaatttaatttttttaaattttctagatggctcctagaccgAGACCAGCAGCTCCTGCACCTACGTATGCGGATTTGTTTGGCGATGGATCTTCCTCtagcggtccatcgtcttcttccgggacagttccagactctcacaCATCTCGGAGAGTTCCTTCGacccctcctcctcttccatctCAGATGCCTCCCCCACGAGCTCCACCTGTCGCCCCGGATCAGCCTGCCCCACCGGCTGCAGTTCATCCCGATTTGCGGGTGCCAGCTCATGCACCATTCGCAAGATACACCgtcgaggatttgcttgcccagcccggACGAGAGGGTTTACACGTTctggaccccgatagacccccgggtacttattggtaagtacataaaattattaattttaaatttaaaatctttgatcaatttttttaacaaatttgttatatttgcaggtttggggctaacaaccgtgttagccggagcgtttcagaGACGATGAAGGGATATTATGACGGCCCTTATCCCAACTGGACCATGACTCCCGATCACGTCAAGacgacgtggtttaaatgttttgcggtaattatatttacatattattaatatttatattgttaattaaataattattattattttttttctaatcttttaaaatgtttgttttttcagcAAAGGTGGAACTGGTCCgtaggaatcaccgagagggtgaagagcGAATTTATTGCAAAGGCGAAAACTCGTCTTTGCAACAccgtctccgattggaaggacaagtgggagatttaCGGCTATGAGGGGAAGCCGAGCGGGGTCACAAAGGAAgcatgggatggcctcatcacctattggaacgaacccaGCTCCATCCGCAAAGCCAACTCCTGCTCCGCTTCCCGAAGAACGAGGGATAAAGATGGCCATTTGCCCATGGTTCATAGATCCGGCCAAAAACCCCATGCCGGAATTCGTctcgaagctgtaagttttatttaaatttataattttcattattttaaacttgtatttattaattatatttaatttatttattattgttgtttattagttggagaagacgggagttttgccatctctctcggacttattcaagatgactcacgcctcaCCAGATggggtttttgtggatcctgcatccgaAAACTCTTCAACGCTGTGGCGTCTCGGGTTGAAGAGCAAGAGACGCAACTTACCCAACAGTCTgcagatggattacccgtcaagtTGTCAACCGTAGAGGTCGACCGGATCTTCGAGgaggtaaaatttaataattttaattttttttctttattttattattaactctaaatacggttttatatatatacatataggtggctcctagaaagaagggAAGGACGGTTGGAATAGGTtccgttaacgaagttgcaagggcgacTTCGTCATACTATTCGAGACGGGACCAGGACAACGACCGGATGCAGGCTCGCATGGATACCCAGCAGCAGCGTTTGGACTCTCTCGAGGGTTTGCTGGATGTGATGGCGGTGGGAAATCCAACTTTGCAGAGAGCTTTGGCGGAGAGACGAGCAGCTCTCGGGATGAGCCAGCCGGATCCCGAAGCAGGAACGTCTACAGACCCGAACCCCTCAGCCAACTACTTCGATGACCATGATGTTGgcctttagtttccttttttaatttcttttgttttgtataaaaaatttaaattctatttaattaatgaatttatagtttttttaaaaaattatttggtttcatatttaattttatttcaaatattttaaattttaaaattattgttttataaaatttatataattattataattaattaatattttaaatatggagatgtaaattcgttgtaaaattCCACGTTAAGTCCTCGTaacgtttacgaggaatttacatgaagtcgttgtaaagtcctcgtaaaatttacatcgactttacgtgGAAGCCTTAAGTGGCTTTTACAACGAActattacgaggtatttacatcGTCATTTACGAGGGCATTACGACGAATAGTTTCCttccgctttacgaggaattgactTCCTCGTAAACATAactaggactttacgacgaaacctccgttacgacgagcgtttaacaacgaaacgcgtatcgatgttaattcgtcgtaaagcccctattacgacgaatttacaacgaataccgccctcgtaaaaaatatgttttcttgtagtgaattagagttttataatgccGATTTTTGGAttgataaaacataaaataataagtattcgtaagattattatgcccgcatgtgcgggcTAAACACCTAGATCTTCCTTAAAAATCTAGTCTTAAATGATATTCTTCCTTAAAAATCTAGTCTTAAATCTCTAGACTATTTTCTATTGATTGTGAGCTGTCTTGTGACATTCACAGACATTACAATAAAGAAGGAAACACTGTTATTGGGTGCTCACTTTAGTCTTTATTCACAACATTCATAAACTCTTTCTCTTGTAGATTCATAAATTGGTTCCGCAAGAGCATTCGTTTCAGCACCTTTCCATTTCCATCTCGGTGCCATGGAATAAAACTGCATATAgcattaaaaaatcaaacagtttgagcataaaacatatataaataaagcaAAATATTAGCAGCCACAACTATTACACACTAGCATCATGCGGGCATTGTCTGTAACTCATGTTTCTAACAATTGACATACTTGGAAGAACCCAATTTAGAGCTGAATTGAACAAAGCCAAGAACTTTTGCGTTAAGAGTCAAAGGAAAAGTGCAGAGTCAGGATTATTATCTATTACAAGCAGAGAGGCATACATAGACACACCAATTTCATCTCACATAACATAGCATAAACACGCAAATTGCATCTTAGCGTGCCTATACATACTTAATTAAATGCACCAAATAAACTCAAACTTCATGGAGAGTCACTCACACTGTGATTGATTTGATACTTTGAAGTGTAATAAAATGAGCGGAATCAAAGGTTATTAATTACCTTGATTATcgtaatttattttgattttcgaAAGAAAAACCAGTAAATTCTTTTGACGAAGGTAAGGCAAGAGGCGTCTTAACGTAAACCATTCGCAAAATTTCCGGTTAAAGTTTCGATTACAATCCAATGACGCCCGGCCCACACGTGCGTTGACTTACTCCACGTGCGGATTTTGAGGGTCTCCTCTCTAATCTctctatattaaaaaaaatatgtaggaGACGACGTAAAAGCTTAAAAAGCACTCGTCACGAAGAGAGAACAAAAAAGGGAAAGCAAGCACGCACAGTGTTTTTTGAATCGCTGCTGCTACCAAAGTAAGTTATGGAGTTCTTGGGAGGTCGcgattccgattccgattccgaATACGCTTTCCGATTGCAGATGGAGGAGGCACTCGCTGCTTCCCTCGCTTCCCGATCTCGTGCTCCGCCGTCGCCTCCCGTTGTCGCTAGGAGTGGATTCGCTATCGTGGTGGAGGATGAGGAGATCGGTTCCACGCCGAGAGGTGAATCTGAGAACGCGCGTCAAAGAAACACCGGCGGCGGAGAAGGTAACTCGAGAGGAAAAGGGAAAACCCACCACGAGACAGTCTCTGGTACACGGAGAGACGATCGAAACCCTAACAGTAAAGTCCAGAATGCTTCTGCGTACGTTGGTACTGTTACTGTTCTTCCCGCGCAATCTGTCGGTGAGGGAAGCTCGAAGAAGGTTGTTGGTGATGCCGTAAGGAGGGGGAGTTTCAGGGGAGACTTGATGTACAGGCTTTACTCCAAGGGTTTGGTGAGCGAAGAGACTGGGAATGGGAATGGGAATGGGAAAGGGAAGGTGGCTGATGTGGTGGCTGGGTTTGGGGTTGCGATTTGCGACCAGAGGGATGCTCTGTTGTTCGAGTCCAAGGGACAGCTGGCTGGCCGTGGCGCGAATCGTCAGGGAGCGGAGATTCAGGCGTTGACTCTAGGGTTGACCGAGGCGTCGAAGCTGGGGATCAAACACGTCGCTATCTTCTGCGATTCTTTTCCCATTTTCCAATTCGTTAAGTTTCCAACTCTTTCCCTTTTCTTCTTTGTTACGCTTCACTCTTACTTGCTTTTGTTGAATGGTGTGTTCGTTTTACTTTTGTTTACTCGATGCATCATGTAGAAATAGTGATGAGCTGATGAGTTGGAGTTCCCCTGTTCCTGTTACTATTTGATGTAGCTAATTTGTGTGTTTGAGGATGTGCCAATGTGATTGAAGAGTTGCATTGACTACTCTATCATTCTATATTCGTGAACCATTTTGTTAGCTATTGTTGTTTCTCTTTGCTTGGCGATAAAAATAAGTTGTTTGTTGCGCTACCTCCACTAGCTATATCAGAGAGTAGAGACTGTTTATTTGCTTGTGTTTTGTGCGATGGTTTAGAGTTCCAATGTGTAGTGCTTTCTTTACCTAGATTTTCATTTtctgtttattttatttgaatgcAGGTCAGGGGAAGCTGGAAGCCTAAGCAAAAGAAGATTGCCATGCTAATGGATGACTTGCAACGGATCAGGCAACAATTCTCGTTTACTCAAGCTGTTCTGGTGGCTGGAAACCAAGTCAAATATGCTTATAAACTCGCTAGGGAATCAATTGTTTCGCAAGCAACCCCTCATGAAAACCCCCGCCAAGCTAAATTAGCTGCTATGAAAGAAGAGTGTCTTATCTGTTTCAACGATATCGATCCTGAGCGCATGTTTTCTATCGGTAAATGCACTCACCGCTTTTGCTTTCAGTGTGTGAAGCAACATGTAGAGGTGAAGCTGCTTCACGGAATGATTCCGAATTGTCCTCATGATAAATGCAATTCTGAGATGGTTATCGATGCGTGTGGCAAGCTTTTGACTCCGAAATTGGGTGAAATGTGGAAGCAAAGGATCAAGGAGAACGCAATACCTGTCACTGAGAGAGTTTACTGTCCTTACCTGAGGTGTTCGGCTTTGATGTCCAAAACCAAGATATCTGAATCCGCCAAGAGCTTACAGTCTGCTTACCCTGCATCTGGAGTCAGGAGATGTGTCGAATGTCGTGGCCTTTTCTGTGTGGACTGTAAAGTCCCGTGGCATGGGAAGCTGTCATGCGCCGAGTACAAGAAACTGCATCCTAATCCTCCCTCAGATGATGTGAAGCTAAAGTCTCTGGCGAATAATAAAATGTGGCGCCAATGTGGCAAGTGCCAGCACATGATTGAACTTAGTCAAGGATGCAATCACATAACTTGCAGGTATCTTCTTAACACTTTGATCAACCTAAGAAACCTAAGCAATTATTCAATCTTTCCTTGTTTAACCATATTGGGGGCGTATTTCCCTTTTGGTATTTGCTTTAGATGTGGGCATGAGTTCTGCTACAATTGTGGAGGAGGATGGAACAAAAAAACAGGGACTTGTGTTAAGCAATGCCCGACCTGGGACGAAGCGTACATCATGCGGCAAGATCAAGATCCAGGGCGTGCGTATGTGGCGCCTAACAACTACTTTGATGATCATGATGAGGaggatgaagctgatgaagatATTGAGTACGGCTATGGTGACTTCCCCTTTAATTTGGGGCAACATATGAATATTGTTAATCCTGAAGAGCCCTTTGATCCCTTCTTCGACCTGCCAGATGGTAATGTGCCAAATCTCTATATAAAGCCCCTTGAATCTCATAAGCTGTTCCTACTGAAATCACTCTCTGATGCTCCTCTAGGTGTGATCTTTCACCCATCTATGCTGTCTCCCAGGAGCCGTCAGCAATTCTACGACTCGGATGATGATTCTGATGAGGAAAGGTTGCGACCACCTCATTTGAGACAGAGTAATGCCCCGTCTGGTGATGAGACAACAAGAGTTAATGGTCATTTGAGACAGAGTAATGCCCCGTCTGGTAATGAGACGACAAGAGTTAATGCTCCtcctgaggaagaagaagaagtggacGACTGCCCATACTTCGGAACGTATGGAAAGTACGCTATAGTATATGACTCGGACGGCTATGAAATCGAGGATTACACGAACCCTTTCCATCCAGATTACTATCCTCAGTTTTGAGGTCTAGTTTGGAACCGAAGTTCgactctgttttctttttctcctcAGCTCCAAACACTTTGCTATATGACTTTTTCGGCTGTAATGTTTTTGGAGGTTCATATGTTTTCTATGACTTGTTGCTGCGTCTGAGTTTGGGAGATTGAGAAAAGTGTAAAACTTGGAATTTGGGTTTGAAGGTAGGGCTTTTGTTTCACCGTATTGTTCCATTGCTGAGTTATGTGATTGCCAGCTGAATCACAACCCGTAAGTTGCTAAAACGAACACGGACACGTTTAATCAATTTCTCATAATTAGTTAGTCACTATGGGTCGGATAAAACCCATCTTAGAATACCCACCCATTAGGTGAGATTCAGTAACTGTCCCAATCGTCACCGTCCAGGAGATTTAGCCGTCTTTCTCTCTCCCGGTGACGTTTATCGGCGATTGCTTTAGTTTCACGGATTTCCCAGTCTTCTACGAACCCTCAGGCGCAATTCCACACTTTGTCTATTGTCGTCGTCCACCCTGAAGATGCCTTAGTTTCTGTCACATGTATAAAATTAAGTCGAATGGTATATTGTTCTGTGTTGAGAAAGGTTGTATACTTTGTCGTTATGGTTTTATTCCTTGAATGTAGAGTTAAAATCTCTTAAATTTTTCTTAATGGTAATCACATAACTCAACAatggataaaataaaatttatttgtatactTTGTGGTTATGGTTTTATTCCTTGAATGTATAGAACTAGCTAGGGATTAGAGATGTCAAATAGGTTGGACCGTCCCATCCCGTCCCGACCCGCCGCGGGCTCAGCATCTCGTGGATCTAGGCGGTCCCGTCCCGCGCGGGCTGCGGTCTAGAGAAAGACGGCCCAGTCCCGTACCGCCTAATTGCACAATCCCTTACAAGCCGTCCCGCGGGCTGGACGCGAAAGGAGTGCAGCATGACGTTTCTCGACGCTGCAGGCTGCTCCAGTGACCACTACATACCTAACTGCACATAATGAATGATATATGAACACATGACCCATCTACTATTGGagcttaacaaaattttacatatattagtcttgttctgtattttttttttctattgaaGACTCTTCAAGTTTGGTGCAGATATTGGATGCAATCAAGTTCACTGTTAATTACTAGCCATTCAATCTGTTTCTTCAGATAACTTTGAAGAACTATAGTTTGTTGTTTGATCGTGAGTATAAAAAATTAAGTCTCaacaaaagtaaaatttagagaAACACCAAATGGTCCAAATCATAGTattcaaaaccaaaaatcatgcaacttaaacaagaaatcTTAAATTGTAATTGAagcaaaacaccaaatcaagaTAACATTTCAAACTTGCTCATCtactcatcttcatcttccccaTCAACAATGGACTCAAATGTTGGtaatttctcttcttctccatcaccATCGATTTCTTCATCTACAAATATCAGTGTACAAGTCAGTAATGTTACTGTTACTAAAACTATAATGTGAGTTATTTACCATGTGCGTAAGATTCATATCCTTTGATCCAATTCCTAGTGCATATCAGAGCTTGCACATTTTCTGGGAGTAGACGACTCCTATATTTATTTAGAACTCGCGATCCAATACTGAAGGAGGACTCCGAAGCCACTGTTGTGATTGGAATACTTAGCAGATCACATGCCATTGCAGCCAAGTCACCATACCGATGCGCATTATCTTTCCACCAATCGAGGATGTCCAAGCTCTGGAAATTAGTAATGTCCAAAGGTGGTTCTTCAAGATAAGCTTCTAGAGGTGTCTTTCCACTAACAATTCCACTGACTTTGCGAAATGCAAAGAAATCCTagcaaagttaaaaaaaaaatatcagagaggaaaaaaaaactaaacagcAAAGCAACGTAACTATAATTCTTTCACTGATGAATTGGAGGCCGACGACGGAAGGAAAAAAATtgaacagaagaaaaaaatgctTGTGAAAGATAAACAGAAggaaaaaaattttaaaacactcacATTGTAGTTCCCAAACAGTCCCATTGATCCTGCCGCACAAGCTTTTTGCGGAACAGTGTCACGTGGCTCAGTGGAAGGTGAGTTATTCTTGGAGTTTTTGTCGTATGTCTCAAACAGAATACTGAGCTTCTCACGCAAGTTCTTCACCTTCGCATCACGTGTACTTATGTCAAGCTTCCCTAAACAACATTTAACAATTGAAAGCTTAAACCGTGAATCAAAGACTGCTGCCATTGCAAAAACACCACTAACTTCATCCCAATATTTGTCAAACTTCTCCTTCATCGGTGGCACCATGTATCTGACAATCTCATCTGCGCTTTCCTCATTTCTCCGAAGCCAATCATGGATCAACCAAACCTGATAGAAATACAGGTTTGCAGTCGGGTAATTCGAATCAG
This genomic stretch from Brassica napus cultivar Da-Ae chromosome C9, Da-Ae, whole genome shotgun sequence harbors:
- the LOC106361524 gene encoding uncharacterized protein LOC106361524 encodes the protein MEFLGGRDSDSDSEYAFRLQMEEALAASLASRSRAPPSPPVVARSGFAIVVEDEEIGSTPRGESENARQRNTGGGEGNSRGKGKTHHETVSGTRRDDRNPNSKVQNASAYVGTVTVLPAQSVGEGSSKKVVGDAVRRGSFRGDLMYRLYSKGLVSEETGNGNGNGKGKVADVVAGFGVAICDQRDALLFESKGQLAGRGANRQGAEIQALTLGLTEASKLGIKHVAIFCDSFPIFQFVRGSWKPKQKKIAMLMDDLQRIRQQFSFTQAVLVAGNQVKYAYKLARESIVSQATPHENPRQAKLAAMKEECLICFNDIDPERMFSIGKCTHRFCFQCVKQHVEVKLLHGMIPNCPHDKCNSEMVIDACGKLLTPKLGEMWKQRIKENAIPVTERVYCPYLRCSALMSKTKISESAKSLQSAYPASGVRRCVECRGLFCVDCKVPWHGKLSCAEYKKLHPNPPSDDVKLKSLANNKMWRQCGKCQHMIELSQGCNHITCRCGHEFCYNCGGGWNKKTGTCVKQCPTWDEAYIMRQDQDPGRAYVAPNNYFDDHDEEDEADEDIEYGYGDFPFNLGQHMNIVNPEEPFDPFFDLPDGVIFHPSMLSPRSRQQFYDSDDDSDEERLRPPHLRQSNAPSGDETTRVNGHLRQSNAPSGNETTRVNAPPEEEEEVDDCPYFGTYGKYAIVYDSDGYEIEDYTNPFHPDYYPQF